A single Corvus hawaiiensis isolate bCorHaw1 chromosome 26, bCorHaw1.pri.cur, whole genome shotgun sequence DNA region contains:
- the LOC125317233 gene encoding feather beta keratin-like — protein sequence MACYNRCQPCGPTPLANSCNEPCALQCQDSHVVINPSPVLITLPGPIMTSFPQNTAVGSTSSAAVGSELSAQGQPISGGFGGFGYGLGYGLGGLGCYGRRGGYIC from the coding sequence atggcctgctacaaccgctgccagccctgcggacccaccccgctggccaacagctgcaacgagccctgtgccctgcaatgccaggactccCACGTTGTCATCAACCCTTCCCCCGTGCTGATCACCCTGCCGGGACCCATcatgacctccttcccccagaacaccgctgtcggatccacctcctcagctgctgttggcagtgaactcagtgcccagggacagcccatctctggaggctttggtggctttggctatGGCCTTGGCTATGGgctgggaggcctgggctgctatggcagaaggggtggctacatctgctaa
- the LOC125317191 gene encoding feather beta keratin-like gives MACYNRCQPCGPTPLANSCNEPCALQCQDSHVVINPSPVLVTLPGPIMTSFPQNTAVGSTSSAAVGSELSAQGQPISGGFGGFGYGLGYGLGGLGCYGRRGGYIC, from the coding sequence atggcctgctacaaccgctgccagccctgcggacccaccccgctggccaacagctgcaacgagccctgtgccctgcaatgccaggactccCACGTTGTCATCAACCCTTCCCCCGTGCTGGTCACCCTGCCGGGACCCATcatgacctccttcccccagaacaccgctgtcggatccacctcctcggctgctgttggcagtgaactcagtgcccagggacagcccatctctggaggctttggtggctttggttATGGCCTTGGCTATGGgctgggaggcctgggctgctatggcagaaggggtggctacatctgctaa